From one Mytilus galloprovincialis chromosome 13, xbMytGall1.hap1.1, whole genome shotgun sequence genomic stretch:
- the LOC143057782 gene encoding uncharacterized protein LOC143057782 gives MTLEKEEDFLKLQTESVNDQPVTENKTENIVDASDIPESIAEPNVEPSTPITDETQKVNDKGNAVVATRFGQLLGTFGTNEMGICKQNLILEEEINCETTLSVREAATHQSLSGGQGFFKCSCKTKCLSNRCKCKKNGRKCNSRCHSSTTCDNK, from the exons ATGACCTTAGAAAAGGAAGAGGACTTTCTTAAGCTCCAGACAGAGTCTGTAAATGATCAACCTGtaactgaaaataaaacagaaaacattGTCGATGCCTCTGATATACCAGAATctattgcagaaccaaatgtggAACCTTCTACTCCAATCACTGATGAAACACAAAAG gtCAATGATAAGGGCAATGCTGTTGTGGCTACAAGATTTGGACAACTTCTAGGAACATTTGGAACAAATGAGATGggaatatgtaaacaaaatttaattctggaaGAGGAAATTAATTGTGAAACAACTTTAAGTGTACGTGAGGCAGCAACCCATCAGTCATTATCCGGAGGTCAAGGATTTTTCAAATGTTCTTGTAAAACTAAATGTTTAAGTAACCGGTGCAAATGCAAGAAAAACGGGAGAAAGTGCAATAGTCGGTGCCACAGTTCAACAACTTGTGATAACAAATGA